The window TCCGCAGCAGAGGCGGCCGTCTCGCCGCCTCGGCGGGGTCGTTCACCCGCCGATTCTATGAGGTCACAGAAACGCTCTGGAGGGCGCTGTGAGAACTAGCACTCTCCATGCGAGAGTGCTAATCTGTGATTGTTGAGCCAAGGGGGCTCAACTTAGGGACTACGGGTCGGATCCCGCATCCGATCCCGCTCGAGAGGAGACGACTATGGCTGCATACGACTCGCTCCGTGACCTGGAGCGCATGGCGAACACGTTCTTCGACACCGCGCGGCGCGGCCCTCGGCAGATGCCGATGGACCTCTACCGCGACGGTGACCACTACGTCCTCACCGCCGACCTGCCGGGCATCGATCCCGGATCGGTCGACGTCGACATCGACGGTCAGCTGCTCACCATCCGTGCCGAGCGCACGCTTTCGGCGGGTGACGGAGTCACCTGGATCACGCGGGAGCGGACGTCGGGCACGTTCTTGCGTCAGTTGAGCCTCGGTCAGGGGCTCGACACCGAGAAGATCTCGGCGAGCTACCGCAACGGCGTGCTGA is drawn from Microbacterium binotii and contains these coding sequences:
- a CDS encoding Hsp20/alpha crystallin family protein, with product MAAYDSLRDLERMANTFFDTARRGPRQMPMDLYRDGDHYVLTADLPGIDPGSVDVDIDGQLLTIRAERTLSAGDGVTWITRERTSGTFLRQLSLGQGLDTEKISASYRNGVLSVTIPVSEKAKPRKVEIVTGDDAPALQVSESQS